The following are encoded together in the Montipora capricornis isolate CH-2021 chromosome 5, ASM3666992v2, whole genome shotgun sequence genome:
- the LOC138048719 gene encoding uncharacterized protein — protein sequence MFLRLETDTKLYLESTEALPKEPRVEDSYRNDTENNYEDTISRELIQRRITRSDNVASISLTTTELNNVANNVSIVNEPDKESSENVEVIKSETCSFKMEKPKMPKFSGDVREYAIFRSDFKHAIEARYSKRDAITFLRTCLQGKPLDLIKGIGSDYDAAWEYLDSIYGDPRFVSDTITQDIVKFRPIRDGEDARFCDLVHLVKRCYNTLKDVGLPSDMDNSHMLSLIEQKMCVDDRKVWSRDLEKTNQPATLLGLMAWMTAEMKSRMRATAALRSGSSHHTIHHVNVTAGSRSETKSGSHRCWICKTQAHWTDECQKFLALNPEERIKIAQENHACFSCLKRAGRDHKLITCSRRKRCTETENGIQCRQYHHPLLHKRNVTNVRASISSMTEKSEALLPVISASIGGRDGLYKHANVLLDSGAQLSLIRFETAEILGLEGKNVSITITKVGGEEEEMTTKVFKVKVTSLDDQKTFTVQAIGIPCISDDVVDIKTRDIAERLNLKKEDLYRGKGPVDLLIGIDHARMHTGETRQAGHLVARKSPLRWVVFGGTSQDAPEASRTLHVKYTSPVDLTDFWTTEAMGVAITPCLCPANKLSQIEREEAKIIESSCQKNGNQWVVSYPWKRDPALLPDNKSQAIKKLEATERRLMKNPEHAQAYDKQMVEMNEMAFSRNCIRGHRLNDYWMKGPDDLFGVVLRFRENEIAFIGDISKMYHRIRIPEADQHVHRFLWRNLQTDREPDVYVKTVLTFGDKPAPAMAQIALRKTADEAREDFPEAAQVLKDNTYMDDICDSVCTEEKARELTKCIDSVLETGGFKVKGWLSNKANSKTDQEERKEAAILQGVNEEKVLGVVWNSHTDMFTLKVKPELLLSQEPAMLSKRTILSQVARIYDPIGFASAFLIRAKIGLQELWEKGVGWDEKLPSETQEKLTNLGLFQEMKSLNGTSFERYAFGSCAYARWQLSSGEYDVRFIAAKSRVAPLKRLTIPRLELQGAVLASRLCKTIVDESRFQFEKVILFLDSKIVLAWIRSEARRFKPFVSVRVGEIQTNTDPSQWKHIPGEMNVADDVSRGIPVRNLVERWQHGPKFLRLPENEWPQDSSTNDQPKVEDECRKVHNVCVQTKAEHPINCQKFSSWRKLVRVTAYILRLIWNLRAQRHNKTHPEENNMKPKEGPLLPKELQEAEHHWIKESQKSLSDRLKKGELKTFSPYKDSDGIVRVGGRVDKALVSYETRHPALLPREHWISLLITRQVHQCGHSAVAATVAKTRRRLWILKAHDLAKSVKFRCVFCREMQAKAESQVMAELPVCRLAPFTPPFYYTAVHLELAVDSSTMEFIQVLRRFFSVRGQPSLMISDNGSQFIGAERLLKEFSAEKGIKWQFTTPASPHQNGCAEALVKSCKMALKKAIGEQVLTPFELYTCLLEVANLVNQRPIGRIPNDPDDGSYLCPNDILLGRSSSHMPQGPFRETKNPRLRVEFVQKIEDSFWKRWTRDVFLSLIPRKKWNAEKRNVRVDDFVIVQTPNAIRGNLWRNLQTDREPDVYVKTVLTFGDKPAPAMAQIALRKTADEAREDFPEAAQVLKDNTYMDDICDSVCTEEKARELTKCIDSVLETGGFKVKGWFSNKANSKTDQEERKEAAILQGVNEEKVLGVVWNSHTDMFTLKVKPELLLSQEPAMLSKRTILSQVARIYDPIGFASAFLIRAKIGLQELWEKGVGWDEKLPSETQEKWTNLFQEMKSLNGTSFERYAFGSCAYARWQLSSGEYDVRFIAAKSRVAPLKRLTIPCLELQGAVLASRLCKTIVDESRFQFEKVILFLDSKIVLAWIRSEARRFKPFVSARVGEIQTNTDPSQWKHIPGEMNVADDVSPGIPVRNLVERWQHGPKFLRLPENEWPQDSLTNDQPKVEDECRKVHNVCVQTKVQHPINCQKFSSWRKLVRVTAYILRLIWNLQAQRHNKTHPEENNMKPKEGPFTARKNGFTPNLHRANIMKTYIYSRENL from the exons ATGTTTTTACGTTTAGAGACTGATACAAAACTGTATTTAGAAAGTACAGAAGCATTACCTAAGGAGCCTCGAGTCGAGGACAGCTATCGTAATGACACTGAAAACAATTATGAAGATACAATTAGTAGGGAGCTAATCCAAAGGAGAATTACAAGAAGCGATAATGTTGCTAGTATTAGCTTAACTACCACTGAGTTAAATAATGTCGCAAACAACGTCTCTATAGTTAACGAACCAGATAAAGAGAGTAGTGAGAACGTTGAAGTAATTAAGAGCGAAACGTGTAGTTTCAAAATGGAGAAACCCAAAATGCCAAAGTTTTCAGGGGATGTTAGAGAGTACGCAATATTCCGATCAGATTTCAAGCACGCAATTGAAGCTAGGTATAGCAAGCGGGATGCAATCACATTCCTTCGCACCTGCCTGCAAGGGAAACCACTCGATCTTATAAAAGGGATTGGGTCAGATTACGATGCGGCTTGGGAGTACTTAGACTCCATTTATGGTGACCCGAGATTTGTTTCCGATACGATAACGCAAGACATCGTGAAGTTCCGACCAATTCGTGATGGCGAAGACGCCCGATTTTGTGATTTGGTACACCTAGTGAAGCGATGCTACAATACGCTAAAAGACGTCGGCTTACCGAGCGATATGGACAACAGCCATATGCTTTCCCTTATCGAGCAGAAGATGTGCGTGGATGACAGGAAAGTCTGGTCAAGGGATCTTGAGAAAACTAACCAGCCGGCAACGTTATTGGGCCTTATGGCTTGGATGACCGCAGAAATGAAGTCCAGGATGAGAGCCACAGCCGCACTTAGAAGCGGCAGCAGTCATCATACAATCCACCATGTCAATGTGACAGCAGGGAGTAGGAGCGAAACCAAGAGCGGCAGCCACAGATGTTGGATCTGCAAAACCCAAGCACACTGGACCGACGAATGTCAAAAATTTTTGGCCTTAAATCCTGAAGAACGCATCAAGATCGCGCAAGAAAACCACGCCTGTTTCAGCTGTCTAAAAAGAGCTGGGAGAGACCATAAGTTAATTACCTGCAGTAGAAGGAAACGATGCACAGAGACAGAGAACGGTATACAGTGCAGACAGTACCACCATCCTCTCTTGCACAAGAGGAATGTAACCAACGTCAGAGCAAGCATCTCGTCTATGACTGAGAAATCAGAAGCTTTACTTCCTGTTATCTCCGCAAGCATCGGTGGTCGAGATGGTTTATACAAACACGCAAACGTCCTTCTCGATTCAGGAGCGCAACTAAGTTTGATAAGATTTGAAACAGCCGAAATTCTGGGCTTGGAGGGAAAAAACGTCTCCATAACGATAACAAAAGTCGGTGGTGAGGAAGAAGAAATGACAACGAAGGTTTTCAAAGTTAAAGTGACATCACTGGATGACCAGAAAACGTTTACAGTGCAAGCTATCGGTATTCCCTGTATCAGCGACGATGTAGTTGACATCAAGACAAGAGATATCGCCGAACGTTTGAATCTGAAAAAAGAAGATCTCTATCGAGGTAAAGGACCAGTAGACCTTCTAATCGGTATTGATCACGCCCGGATGCACACTGGTGAAACAAGACAAGCCGGACATTTGGTAGCACGAAAGTCCCCTCTAAGATGGGTGGTCTTTGGAGGAACATCACAAGACGCTCCCGAAGCTAGTAGAACTCTTCACGTTAAGTATACATCACCCGTAGATCTGACTGATTTCTGGACGACTGAAGCAATGGGGGTAGCTATCACACCATGCCTGTGCCCAGCAAATAAACTTAGCCAAATTGAGAGAGAAGAGGCAAAGATAATCGAAAGTTCATGTCAGAAAAACGGTAACCAGTGGGTAGTCTCGTATCCATGGAAAAGAGATCCTGCCCTTTTGCCCGACAACAAATCccaagcaataaaaaagctagaaGCAACTGAGCGTCGACTAATGAAAAACCCTGAACATGCTCAAGCTTATGACAAGCAAATGgttgaaatgaatgaaatggcGTTCTCCCGAAA CTGTATTCGGGGACACCGGCTAAACGACTACTGGATGAAGGGACCGGACGATTTGTTCGGAGTAGTCTTGAGATTTAGAGAGAATGAAATTGCCTTTATTGGAGACATATCTAAGATGTATCACAGAATCCGCATACCAGAAGCGGACCAGCACGTGCACAGGTTCCTGTGGAGAAACCTACAGACAGATCGCGAACCGGATGTCTATGTCAAGACAGTACTTACCTTTGGCGACAAACCAGCCCCGGCGATGGCACAAATAGCACTAAGGAAGACAGCAGACGAAGCAAGAGAAGATTTCCCAGAAGCAGCACAAGTTCTCAAAGACAACACCTACATGGATGATATTTGCGATTCAGTCTGCACCGAGGAAAAAGCACGAGAACTAACGAAATGCATAGACAGTGTACTCGAAACAGGAggttttaaagtcaaaggcTGGCTTTCGAATAAAGCTAACTCTAAAACCGATCAGGAAGAGAGAAAGGAAGCAGCGATTTTGCAAGGAGTCAATGAAGAAAAGGTATTAGGAGTGGTATGGAACAGTCACACAGACATGTTTACCCTTAAAGTGAAACCTGAGTTACTACTCTCCCAAGAACCGGCTATGCTTTCCAAGAGAACCATCCTGAGCCAGGTTGCTCGAATCTACGATCCAATTGGCTTTGCATCTGCATTTCTTATCAGAGCCAAGATAGGCCTACAGGAACTGTGGGAAAAGGGCGTCGGCTGGGACGAGAAATTACCCTCCGAAACTCAAGAAAAATTGACCAACCTAGGCCTGTTTCAAGAAATGAAGAGCCTCAATGGCACAAGCTTCGAGAGAT ACGCATTCGGTTCCTGCGCATATGCACGATGGCAGCTGTCAAGTGGAGAGTACGACGTGCGATTTATTGCAGCAAAATCAAGGGTTGCACCGCTGAAAAGATTGACCATACCTCGCCTGGAGCTTCAAGGTGCAGTCTTGGCCTCCCGACTGTGTAAGACCATTGTGGACGAATCCCGTTTCCAATTTGAGAAAGTTATCCTTTTCCTGGATAGCAAGATAGTTCTAGCATGGATCCGTAGCGAGGCTAGGagatttaaaccgtttgtatCAGTCAGAGTTGGTGAGATCCAAACCAACACAGACCCTTCCCAGTGGAAACATATTCCTGGAGAGATGAATGTAGCTGACGATGTTTCTCGTGGCATACCAGTACGAAATTTGGTTGAGAGGTGGCAACATGGACCTAAGTTTCTTCGCTTGCCTGAAAATGAGTGGCCACAAGATTCGTCAACCAATGACCAACCCAAGGTTGAAGACGAATGCCGCAAAGTTCACAACGTTTGTGTTCAGACCAAAGCAGAACATCCTATCAATTGCCAAAAGTTCTCAAGCTGGAGAAAGCTAGTCAGAGTTACCGCTTACATACTAAGGCTAATTTGGAACCTGCGAGCACAACGCCACAACAAAACACACCCAGAGGAAAATAACATGAAACCTAAAGAGGGTCCTTTATTGCCCAAAGAGTTACAGGAAGCAGAACATCATTGGATCAAAGAAAGTCAGAAAAGCCTGAGTGACCGCCTCAAAAAAGGTGAATTGAAAACGTTCAGCCCATACAAAGATTCTGATGGCATCGTCCGAGTAGGTGGTCGAGTAGACAAAGCCTTAGTCTCGTATGAGACCAGACATCCCGCATTACTTCCGAGAGAACACTGGATATCTCTTCTCATAACACGCCAGGTACACCAATGTGGGCATTCAGCAGTAGCAGCAACAGTAGCGAAGACAAGAAGAAGGTTGTGGATCCTTAAAGCCCACGATCTTGCCAAATCAGTGAAGTTTCGATGCGTGTTCTGCCGTGAAATGCAAGCGAAGGCCGAATCTCAAGTTATGGCTGAATTACCTGTATGCCGTCTGGCACCTTTCACACCGCCGTTTTATTACAC AGCGGTTCACCTGGAGCTTGCAGTAGACAGCTCAACCATGGAATTTATTCAAGTACTCCGAAGATTCTTCTCCGTGAGAGGGCAACCCAGCCTCATGATAAGCGACAATGGATCCCAGTTCATTGGAGCAGAGCGACTGTTGAAGGA ATTCTCAGCAGAGAAGGGGATTAAGTGGCAATTTACGACACCGGCATCTCCACATCAGAATGGATGTGCGGAAGCGTTGGTGAAGAGCTGCAAAATGGCCCTAAAGAAAGCTATTGGCGAGCAAGTGTTGACACCCTTTGAGTTGTATACGTGCCTGTTGGAAGTGGCGAACCTCGTTAATCAACGTCCAATTGGGCGCATTCCAAACGACCCTGATGATGGATCATACCTTTGTCCGAATGACATACTGCTTGGGCGATCATCGTCTCACATGCCACAAGGCCCATTCAGAGAAACCAAGAATCCACGTCTCCGAGTTGAATTTGTTCAGAAGATTGAGGATTCGTTTTGGAAGCGGTGGACAAGGGATGTGTTTCTGTCGTTGATTCCACGAAAGAAATGGAACGCAGAGAAACGAAATGTTAGAGTAGACGACTTTGTGATAGTCCAAACTCCGAATGCAATTCGTGGAAACCTGTGGAGAAACCTACAGACAGATCGCGAACCGGATGTCTATGTCAAGACAGTACTTACCTTTGGCGACAAACCAGCCCCGGCGATGGCACAAATAGCACTAAGGAAGACAGCAGACGAAGCAAGAGAAGATTTCCCGGAAGCAGCACAAGTTCTCAAAGACAACACCTACATGGATGATATTTGCGATTCAGTCTGCACCGAGGAAAAAGCACGAGAATTAACGAAATGCATAGACAGTGTGCTCGAAACAGGAggttttaaagtcaaaggcTGGTTTTCGAATAAAGCTAACTCTAAAACCGATCAGGAAGAGAGAAAGGAAGCAGCGATTTTGCAAGGAGTCAATGAAGAAAAGGTATTAGGAGTGGTATGGAACAGTCACACAGACATGTTTACCCTTAAAGTGAAACCTGAGTTACTACTCTCCCAAGAACCGGCTATGCTTTCCAAGAGAACCATCCTGAGCCAGGTTGCTCGAATCTACGATCCAATTGGCTTTGCATCTGCATTTCTTATCAGAGCCAAGATAGGCCTACAGGAGCTGTGGGAAAAGGGCGTCGGCTGGGACGAGAAATTACCCTCCGAAACTCAAGAAAAATGGACCAACCTGTTTCAAGAAATGAAGAGCCTCAATGGCACAAGCTTCGAGAGAT ACGCATTCGGTTCCTGCGCATATGCACGATGGCAGCTGTCAAGTGGAGAGTACGACGTGCGATTTATTGCAGCAAAATCAAGGGTTGCACCGCTGAAAAGATTGACCATACCTTGCCTGGAGCTTCAAGGTGCAGTCTTGGCCTCCCGACTGTGTAAGACCATTGTGGACGAATCCCGTTTCCAATTTGAGAAAGTTATCCTTTTCCTGGATAGCAAGATAGTTCTAGCATGGATCCGTAGCGAGGCTAGGagatttaaaccgtttgtatCAGCCAGAGTTGGTGAGATCCAAACCAACACAGACCCTTCCCAGTGGAAACATATTCCTGGAGAGATGAATGTAGCTGACGATGTTTCTCCTGGCATACCAGTACGAAATTTGGTTGAGAGGTGGCAACATGGACCTAAGTTTCTTCGCTTGCCTGAAAATGAGTGGCCACAAGATTCGTTAACCAATGACCAACCCAAGGTTGAAGACGAATGCCGCAAAGTTCACAACGTTTGTGTTCAGACCAAAGTACAACATCCTATCAATTGCCAAAAGTTCTCAAGCTGGAGAAAGCTAGTCAGAGTTACCGCTTACATACTAAGGCTAATTTGGAACCTGCAAGCACAACGCCACAACAAAACACACCCAGAGGAAAATAACATGAAACCTAAAGAGGGTCCCTTCACTGCACGAAAAAACGGATTTACACCAAATTTGCACAGAGCAAATATAATGAAAACATACATTTACTCTAGAGAAAACCTGTAG